In Taeniopygia guttata chromosome 34, bTaeGut7.mat, whole genome shotgun sequence, the DNA window tgattctgtgattctttgaaaccacccttggagcagttgcaggaggagccctgggcctcctcttcagaagctccagcagcccaggtccttcagcttctcctcacagccccaaagcccatcctgtcagtcctgcagagcctctgcagctcctcctcactgcccagaacagggagccccacagccagacacagcagcccagatgtgcccccctggcctggggtgcctctggcaagggagcagcagggagaactGCAGGAGCCTGTAGGCAATTCCTGAAGCACTTGTAGGATTATCCTGCTCCCTAAGAGAGGTTCTGGTGCCAATTTGGGAACTGGaggccagagaggaaagagcaaacagggatgggcagcttgcaggagagggaaaaggggcgggcagcaggaagaaatctgTAGCAGGGggaataaagaaagcaaagatgaagccaaggaaatgctcagggcagtatgggggtggctgccaggcagccctggctctgagcagcagcgtctgcagtgggacaggaaactcccagctgatgggaacaaactttctggctgactgcagaggccaggacaaagctgagtggtttccctggcgtcccccagcccttcctggccccaggggctgatggcatttgtgctccaccaggttcatgtccccacagcagcagcatgggggtgctcccgcctgctgtgtgcaatgcaaacaggggctgctgagccagtgctgccgtgtctgtgcctgcaaggatgcggcacctctgtgagctgggggagaggccagggctgcagaggggggatattgttggcagctccatgaggaTGCTCTGGgacgctgccctgggctgtgcagagcactggggatggatcagcccgtgctctgctgctccttcccgtctcccccagggcccttgcagagcaccagccgtgctgtttgcccccagcctgcccacggccagcctggggctgctcacgggggttttctgtgctgagcattggcctggccgtgttcttgagagagcctgggcaaggagcctggagcccccaggccctggcctgaggcgtcagcgctgccccagcagtgcccatggcctgtccctgctgcagccccggcactgccacccccaggactgtgcctggccccgagagcactcaggccctgcagcaacaccagggccaccagggcagcggggcagggccacgggagcagcactggcagcaccaagtgctgctgctcctgggcacagctgctgtgccagcactgatctgccccagctctgcacacagacattgctgctgcagctccagagaaggcaacaaaagggcatctctgcagaaaactttgcTGGGAtatcctttagttcctttaaagccaacgagagtgcagcccctcattgacacagtctgtgggTACAGGAAAGGTGGagtgaaacaaaatgagaaatggcacaaggaatGGCATTTATTTGTGGACAAcattaaatgtaaaacaaagacttccaagatgaaaccaacaagaagtatcaaatattacttttattcgaagtaatttggagaaattggccagcagtttaatgtttctgaaagcatccagtcatcagtgtccacactgcagccttgagctcctggttcctcaggctgtagatgagggggttcagggctggaggcaccaccgagtacagaactgacagggccagatccagggatggggaggacattgAGGGGGGCTTCAGGTGAGCAAACATAATAGTGCTGAGGAACAaggagaccacggccaggtgagggaggcaggtggaaaaggctttgtgccgtccctgctcagaggggatcctcagcacagccctgaagatctgcacataggagaaaactatgaacacaaaacaaccagaTACCAAACAGGCACTAATAGCAAGAAGCCCGAGTTCCCTGAGATaagatttggagcaggagatcttgaggatctgggggatttcacagaagaactggcccagggcattgccatggcacaggggcagggaaaatgtattggctgtgtgcagcagagcattgagaaaggcactggcccaggcagctgctgccatgtgggcacaagctctgctgcccaggagggtcccgtagtgcaggggtttgcagatggacacgtagcggtcgtagcacatgatggtcaggaggaaatactctgatccaagaaagaagaaaaccagaaaaagctgtgccgcacatcctgtgtaggagatgtccctggtgtcccagagggaattgtgcagggctgtggggacagtggtgcagatggagcccaggtcgctgagggccaggttgagcaggaagaagaacatgggcgtgtgcaggtggtggccgcaggctacggcgctgatgatgaggccgttgcccaggagggcagccagggagatgcccaggaagaggcagaagtgcaggagctgcagctgccgcgtgtctgccagtgccagcaggaggaagtggctgatggagctgctgttggacatttgctgtggctgcacatgggcacctgttcatggaaaaaggacagggacaagtcaggagaggctgccaTGAACCAGGCttgggccattccctgcagactgtcctgctgggactcacccaccaatgttcctgctctgggaaaaccttcacccaggtccctgcctgaaCTCCAGTTGTGcaggctgagtgtgccaggagcagccaggcctgtgcgTGGGGGCTCTcgagccatccctgccctgctgccctgggtttgtggccctgtggcagagggaccaggctggatattcaggatttgtcacAGGAATCACTCCTAATGCAGAAAAGTGCAGTACTTCACTTGATATAATCTCCACTCACACTTCTAAGGCAAACAGATGGCAGGAGATGattttaggaattgttttcctacccacacaccattcctggctctctgaggtcagaaatccccagcattcctgctgcactcagagtttgccacagagagatgtgagaggcaaaggattccctgtggctgagggcaggtgaggggctggatgggcttgttcccccagcactgctctggtcagtcccctctccttccctgagcatttccctgggcctggacattccctcctgagaggtgccttgtccctgccagcgctcacagagcccatcccaccctgtgtgccctcggcccggccctacagaaacctgcctgtgtgcagggccctggctggggcaggctctgtgtgcagctgggcaagggcagctcaggagagccctgctgggccctgcagaggtgatgctgctgctgtccagggctgaggagtggctgaaggccctttgggaggctcccagcagagagactgaccacccaaagtcacagttctggagtctctgtaaatgttcaaacattcctttgatgatcctgtgtgtccctttcaactcagaatgttctgtcattctgggattacaattcctgttctgcttctctcatccccctgttttctataatcaaaagagaaaaaaaacccttgcaacagtgttagaacaggaaagtaaaa includes these proteins:
- the LOC140681333 gene encoding olfactory receptor 14C36-like, coding for MSNSSSISHFLLLALADTRQLQLLHFCLFLGISLAALLGNGLIISAVACGHHLHTPMFFFLLNLALSDLGSICTTVPTALHNSLWDTRDISYTGCAAQLFLVFFFLGSEYFLLTIMCYDRYVSICKPLHYGTLLGSRACAHMAAAAWASAFLNALLHTANTFSLPLCHGNALGQFFCEIPQILKISCSKSYLRELGLLAISACLVSGCFVFIVFSYVQIFRAVLRIPSEQGRHKAFSTCLPHLAVVSLFLSTIMFAHLKPPSMSSPSLDLALSVLYSVVPPALNPLIYSLRNQELKAAVWTLMTGCFQKH